One genomic segment of Ignavibacteriota bacterium includes these proteins:
- a CDS encoding T9SS type A sorting domain-containing protein: MIKYFLNAFLFLLVLNGQSLSQYTLQIISAGNGSGSITVDGNLENLNYSSQFSENSSVNLSAGANIGSHFIEWTGDLVSTNSDESILMDADKIVYVNFELNQYNINLTSNPVEGGNLSGDGIYNFGDEAIVSASPNSGFEFNNWTENSSIISNNTLYNFTVNSDKDLVANFSTINYTINGNTDIGDVTLTWFDGTEQTTTSASNGNYSITVPYNWSGLVTPTKIGYSFDPIFRSYNTVTSNRFFQNYTAILNSYTITGNTGVGEVTLSWFDVTSKTMTSNTDGSYTITIPYNWSGTVTPSKAGYTFVPTNRTYSNVTANQVNQNYVGTLNSYTITGNTGVGEVTLSWFDVTSKTMTSNTDGSYTITIPYNWSGTVTPSKAGYTFVPTNRTYSNVISNQVNQNYVGTLNSYTITGNTGVGEVTLSWFDVTSKTMTSNTDGSYTITIPYNWSGTVTPSKAGYTFVPTNRTYSNVISNQVNQNYVGTLNSYTITGNTGVGEVTLSWFDVTSKTMTSNTDGSYTITIPYNWSGTVTPSKAGYTFVPTNRTYSNVISNQVNQNYVGTLNSYTITGNTGVGEVTLSWFDVTSKTMTSNTDGSYTITIPYNWSGTVTPSKAGYTFVPTNRTYSNVTANQVNQNFNEIIDNFEIKFSLGGTGNGKIKVNGVSQTLPYNETFNYNSQITIEASAAIGSNFTSWSGDLSGNTNPTNIFVTSVKNINVNFTLKTYSISLSKAPIQGGTVIGQGTYNYGTELSVIATPNKGWNFTNWTQNNIPVSFDSLYKFTVDTNRTLTANFSRRIHSVTTIVNPTLSGTISGGGNYDEGDNARLVPTPSTGWRFVNWTENGNILSTDSIYTFSVEFDRIITGNFTKKIYSVTTSIIPEESGTLNGAGNYQHGATVTISTIANEGWLFKNWTENDQLISENSTYIFVIDKPRNFIANYEKKKYDIVLSASPEIGGNIDGDSTYSHGDTVTIVASANTNSGYDFVNWTESGTQVSTNSTYTFIANKNRTLVANFRLRTYSISLTVFPVNSGSVTGTNTYTHGQTVTVQANPASGWLFVNWTENNVNVSNNSSYSFVANNNRSLIANFSKDVYSISAFPSPIEGGSISGTGSFYYGQIATLIAAANPGWAFVNWTKNGTIVSTDSNYIFTVNSSENLLANFKLADYLINCSSEPSEAGFTSGCGIARYNQTMMISAEPNNGYEFVNWTENGVVVSFEIEYEFVVKKSRNIVAQFDLINSIEMDESMNIPENYYLSNAYPNPFNPETNLKFGLPEQSTVNLIIVDITGRIVQTVIDDIFLPAGNYVNHINGSNFASGIYFYIITVSSNISDKQFRKTGKFILLK; encoded by the coding sequence ATGATAAAATACTTTTTGAATGCGTTTTTATTTTTACTTGTTCTTAACGGACAAAGTTTAAGCCAATATACTTTGCAAATTATTTCTGCAGGAAATGGATCTGGTTCAATTACTGTTGATGGAAATTTAGAAAATCTAAATTATTCATCACAATTCTCAGAAAATTCAAGCGTTAATTTATCAGCAGGTGCAAATATCGGAAGTCATTTTATTGAATGGACTGGAGATTTAGTTTCTACAAATTCCGATGAAAGTATTTTAATGGATGCTGATAAAATTGTATATGTAAATTTTGAGTTGAATCAATATAATATTAATTTAACTTCAAATCCTGTTGAGGGAGGAAATTTATCCGGCGACGGAATTTATAATTTTGGTGATGAAGCTATAGTAAGTGCAAGTCCAAATTCCGGTTTTGAATTTAATAATTGGACAGAAAATAGTTCAATAATATCAAATAATACTCTTTATAATTTTACCGTAAATTCAGATAAAGATTTAGTTGCAAATTTTTCTACTATAAATTATACCATAAATGGCAATACAGATATTGGTGATGTAACACTGACTTGGTTCGATGGAACTGAACAGACTACAACTTCAGCTTCAAATGGAAATTATTCCATTACGGTTCCGTATAATTGGAGTGGATTAGTAACGCCTACAAAAATTGGTTATAGTTTTGATCCGATTTTTAGATCTTATAACACTGTAACTTCTAATAGATTTTTCCAAAATTATACAGCAATTTTAAACAGTTACACAATAACCGGAAATACCGGAGTTGGAGAAGTAACATTAAGCTGGTTTGATGTAACATCAAAAACAATGACATCAAATACAGATGGAAGTTACACAATTACAATTCCATATAATTGGAGTGGAACAGTAACACCATCAAAAGCCGGTTATACATTTGTCCCGACAAATAGAACTTATTCAAATGTAACAGCAAATCAAGTAAATCAAAATTATGTAGGAACATTAAACAGTTACACAATAACCGGAAATACCGGAGTTGGAGAAGTAACATTAAGCTGGTTTGATGTAACATCAAAAACAATGACATCAAATACAGATGGAAGTTATACAATTACAATTCCATATAATTGGAGTGGAACAGTAACACCATCAAAAGCCGGTTATACATTTGTCCCGACAAATAGAACTTATTCAAACGTAATATCAAATCAAGTAAATCAAAATTATGTAGGAACATTAAACAGTTACACAATAACCGGAAATACCGGAGTTGGAGAAGTAACATTAAGCTGGTTTGATGTAACATCAAAAACAATGACATCAAATACAGATGGAAGTTATACAATTACAATTCCATATAATTGGAGTGGAACAGTAACACCATCAAAAGCCGGTTATACATTTGTCCCGACAAATAGAACTTATTCAAACGTAATATCAAATCAAGTAAATCAAAATTATGTAGGAACATTAAACAGTTACACAATAACCGGAAATACCGGAGTTGGGGAAGTAACATTAAGCTGGTTTGATGTAACATCAAAAACAATGACATCAAATACAGATGGAAGTTATACAATTACAATTCCATATAATTGGAGTGGAACAGTAACACCATCAAAAGCCGGTTATACTTTTGTCCCGACAAATAGAACTTATTCAAACGTAATATCAAATCAAGTAAATCAAAATTATGTAGGAACATTAAACAGTTACACAATAACCGGAAATACCGGAGTTGGGGAAGTAACATTAAGCTGGTTTGATGTAACATCAAAAACAATGACATCAAATACAGATGGAAGTTATACAATTACAATTCCATATAATTGGAGTGGAACAGTAACACCATCAAAAGCCGGTTATACTTTTGTCCCGACAAATAGAACTTATTCAAATGTAACAGCAAATCAAGTAAATCAAAATTTTAATGAAATAATTGATAATTTTGAAATTAAATTTTCGTTAGGTGGAACCGGTAACGGAAAAATAAAAGTAAATGGTGTTTCGCAAACTTTACCGTATAATGAAACATTTAATTATAATTCTCAAATCACAATTGAAGCATCAGCAGCAATTGGCTCAAATTTTACTTCTTGGAGCGGTGATTTAAGTGGTAATACTAATCCTACAAATATTTTTGTTACTTCGGTAAAAAATATTAATGTTAATTTCACTTTGAAAACCTATTCTATTTCATTATCTAAAGCTCCAATACAAGGTGGAACTGTAATTGGACAAGGGACTTATAATTATGGCACCGAATTATCTGTAATTGCTACACCTAATAAGGGATGGAATTTTACTAATTGGACACAAAATAATATTCCAGTTTCATTTGATTCTCTTTATAAATTTACTGTTGATACAAACAGAACATTAACTGCAAATTTTTCACGAAGAATTCATTCGGTAACAACTATTGTTAACCCAACTTTAAGTGGTACTATTTCGGGAGGCGGAAATTATGATGAAGGTGATAACGCAAGGTTAGTCCCAACACCTTCAACTGGATGGAGATTTGTTAATTGGACAGAAAATGGAAATATTTTGTCAACAGATTCAATTTATACTTTTAGTGTTGAATTTGATAGAATAATCACCGGAAATTTTACGAAGAAAATATATTCTGTTACCACTTCAATAATTCCAGAAGAAAGCGGTACTTTAAATGGTGCGGGAAATTATCAGCATGGTGCAACTGTTACAATTTCTACAATCGCAAATGAAGGTTGGTTATTTAAAAATTGGACTGAAAACGATCAATTAATTTCGGAAAATAGCACTTATATTTTTGTAATTGATAAGCCGCGAAATTTTATTGCAAATTATGAAAAGAAAAAATATGATATTGTATTAAGTGCATCGCCAGAAATTGGCGGAAATATTGACGGTGATTCTACATATTCACACGGGGACACTGTTACAATTGTAGCAAGCGCAAATACAAATAGTGGTTATGATTTTGTTAACTGGACTGAAAGCGGAACGCAAGTTTCAACTAATTCGACTTATACTTTTATTGCTAATAAAAATAGAACTTTAGTTGCAAATTTTAGATTAAGAACTTATAGCATTAGTTTAACGGTTTTTCCGGTTAACTCCGGTTCAGTAACAGGCACAAATACTTATACGCATGGTCAAACTGTTACCGTCCAAGCAAATCCTGCTTCCGGTTGGTTATTTGTAAATTGGACTGAAAATAATGTTAACGTATCAAATAATTCTTCTTACAGTTTTGTGGCAAATAATAATAGGTCACTAATAGCAAATTTTTCAAAAGATGTATATTCAATTTCAGCATTTCCTTCACCAATTGAAGGCGGTAGTATTTCAGGAACCGGTTCTTTTTATTACGGACAAATTGCCACTTTAATTGCTGCTGCAAATCCCGGCTGGGCTTTTGTAAACTGGACAAAAAATGGCACAATAGTTTCGACAGATTCAAATTATATTTTTACGGTTAATAGTTCAGAAAATCTTCTTGCTAATTTCAAACTTGCCGATTATTTAATTAACTGCTCAAGCGAACCAAGTGAAGCCGGGTTTACTTCCGGATGCGGAATTGCAAGATATAATCAAACAATGATGATAAGTGCTGAACCTAATAACGGATATGAATTTGTAAATTGGACTGAAAATGGAGTTGTTGTTTCTTTTGAAATTGAATATGAATTTGTTGTAAAGAAAAGTAGAAATATTGTTGCTCAATTTGACTTGATAAACAGTATTGAAATGGATGAGTCAATGAATATTCCGGAGAATTATTATTTGTCAAATGCATATCCAAATCCGTTTAATCCTGAAACAAATCTTAAATTTGGTTTGCCGGAACAATCAACAGTAAATTTAATTATTGTAGATATTACCGGAAGAATTGTTCAAACTGTAATTGATGATATATTTTTACCTGCCGGAAATTATGTCAATCATATAAATGGAAGTAATTTTGCAAGCGGAATTTACTTCTATATTATAACGGTAAGTTCAAATATTTCGGATAAACAATTTAGAAAAACCGGTAAATTTATTTTACTTAAATAA
- a CDS encoding NAD(P)-dependent oxidoreductase: MKNNIAVVTGGTGFVGSHLVDLLLNKNFSVRCIVRKSSNLRWLKGKNVEIFETGLYDKEKLKPIFKDADYVYHVAGVVRSKNKEGFFKGNVETTRTILDTLIEVNPNLKRLLIVSSLTACGPAENGNPCTEETNPHPITTYGKSKLAEEELAKSYMDKLPITICRAPAIYGEREEDIYAMFKGFQKGIMTLVGFNNKKLSLIHGRDFVNGIYLASISDKAKSEIYFISSDEIYDWNQVSDAMEKAIGKKALRIRIPHFIIFIVGGISHLVNFFVSKPATFNWEKAKDFVQENWTCDISKAKRDFGYTQNISLDEGMKSTVDWYRVNKWL, encoded by the coding sequence ATGAAAAATAACATTGCTGTTGTAACCGGCGGAACTGGATTTGTCGGAAGTCACCTTGTTGATTTATTACTTAATAAAAATTTTAGTGTAAGATGCATAGTAAGAAAATCAAGTAATTTAAGATGGTTGAAAGGAAAAAATGTTGAAATTTTTGAAACCGGACTTTACGATAAAGAAAAATTAAAACCAATATTTAAAGATGCAGATTATGTTTATCATGTTGCGGGAGTTGTAAGATCCAAAAATAAAGAAGGATTTTTTAAAGGAAATGTAGAAACTACTCGCACAATTTTAGATACATTAATTGAAGTAAATCCTAATTTAAAAAGATTATTAATTGTTAGCAGTTTAACCGCTTGTGGTCCGGCGGAAAATGGAAACCCGTGCACTGAAGAAACAAATCCACATCCAATTACAACTTACGGAAAAAGTAAATTAGCCGAAGAAGAACTTGCAAAAAGTTATATGGATAAACTTCCGATTACAATTTGCAGAGCTCCGGCAATTTATGGTGAACGAGAAGAAGATATTTACGCAATGTTCAAAGGATTTCAAAAGGGAATTATGACTTTAGTTGGATTTAACAATAAAAAATTAAGTTTAATTCACGGAAGAGATTTTGTAAATGGAATTTATTTAGCGTCAATTTCTGATAAAGCAAAAAGTGAAATTTATTTTATAAGTTCGGATGAAATTTATGATTGGAATCAAGTAAGTGATGCAATGGAAAAAGCAATCGGTAAAAAAGCTTTAAGAATTAGAATTCCTCATTTTATTATTTTTATTGTTGGCGGTATCTCTCATTTGGTGAATTTTTTTGTTTCAAAACCGGCAACTTTTAATTGGGAAAAAGCAAAAGATTTCGTTCAAGAAAACTGGACTTGCGATATTTCCAAAGCAAAAAGAGATTTTGGTTATACTCAAAATATTTCTTTAGATGAAGGAATGAAAAGTACGGTAGATTGGTATAGAGTAAATAAATGGTTGTGA
- a CDS encoding GNAT family N-acetyltransferase, whose protein sequence is MDEIIIKQISVNEIKIFLKLAFDIYKDDPYWVPPLFMDKLKILNKHKNPFFINTNNDMELFIAYKNDAPVGRIAAIKNDTHNKIHNENVGFFGFFESINDQNVANKLLDTAKDWLKKQGFSAMRGPTNPTSNDEYGALLEGFDDTPRLLMSYNPKYYLNLYDNYGMKKAKDLYAYDIQNSEMKKNEKIKRVNDLVIQRYGLKIRSVNMKNFHKELDLFKMIWNKTWAPNWGFIPMSEAEIDAAAKDLKPLINPDFVFFAEIKNEVIGMVLAMPDYNQIFKSMKGRLFPFQFLKLFTQKKKITWARVIALGVLPEYQKKGIDGVLYYECLVRAAKHGITQGEASWILEDNLMMNRGAETMKGRIYKKYRIYEKEI, encoded by the coding sequence ATGGATGAAATAATTATCAAACAAATATCAGTAAATGAAATAAAAATATTTCTAAAACTTGCTTTCGATATTTATAAAGATGATCCCTATTGGGTTCCGCCTCTTTTTATGGATAAATTAAAAATTTTAAATAAACATAAAAATCCGTTTTTTATAAATACAAATAATGATATGGAATTATTTATAGCATACAAAAATGATGCTCCCGTTGGAAGAATTGCCGCAATAAAAAATGACACCCATAATAAAATTCACAATGAAAATGTTGGATTCTTCGGATTTTTTGAATCAATAAATGATCAAAATGTTGCAAATAAATTGTTAGATACGGCAAAAGATTGGCTTAAAAAACAAGGATTTTCCGCAATGCGCGGTCCCACAAATCCCACAAGTAATGATGAATACGGAGCTTTGCTTGAAGGATTTGATGATACTCCAAGATTGTTAATGTCATATAATCCCAAATACTATTTGAATTTATATGATAATTACGGAATGAAAAAAGCAAAAGATCTTTACGCATATGATATTCAAAATTCTGAAATGAAGAAAAATGAAAAAATCAAAAGAGTGAATGATTTGGTTATTCAAAGATATGGATTAAAAATTCGATCGGTTAATATGAAAAATTTTCATAAAGAATTAGATTTATTTAAAATGATCTGGAATAAAACTTGGGCACCAAATTGGGGCTTTATTCCAATGTCTGAAGCTGAAATTGATGCCGCTGCAAAAGACTTAAAACCGCTAATTAATCCAGATTTTGTATTTTTTGCTGAAATTAAAAATGAAGTAATCGGTATGGTTTTAGCAATGCCGGATTATAATCAAATATTTAAATCTATGAAAGGCCGTTTATTTCCTTTTCAATTTTTAAAATTATTTACACAAAAGAAAAAAATTACTTGGGCAAGAGTAATTGCATTAGGAGTTTTGCCTGAATATCAGAAAAAAGGTATTGACGGAGTTTTATATTACGAATGTTTGGTTAGAGCCGCAAAACACGGAATTACACAAGGCGAAGCAAGCTGGATTCTTGAAGATAATTTAATGATGAACCGCGGTGCAGAAACTATGAAAGGTCGCATTTATAAAAAATATAGGATTTACGAAAAAGAAATCTAA
- a CDS encoding aminotransferase class I/II-fold pyridoxal phosphate-dependent enzyme has protein sequence MGVYPYFRAVEENEGPIVSIEGRKIIMAGSNNYLGLTGHPKVREAAINAIHRYGTGCSGSRYLTGTIDLHIELENRLAKFLGKEAVLLFSTGYQTAQGIIPTLVQRGDYLISDKDNHACIVAGNLIARGATVELLRYKHNDMNDLERVLSKLPKDAAKLIVSDGVFSTGGEIVNLPRLVELAKSNNAKLLIDDAHSVGVIGVGGRGTASEFNLVNEVDMTMGTFSKTFASLGGFVASEAKVIDYIKHHAPALIFSASPTPASVAAALEALNILEAEPERVGKLIYNAQYIRKGLLESGFNVIEGRTGIVPVIVGSDELAFTMWRMLYDEGIFVNAFISPGVPPGRQMMRTSYMATHEESHLNEIIDKFKIIGKKLGLI, from the coding sequence ATGGGAGTTTATCCGTATTTTAGAGCAGTAGAAGAAAATGAAGGTCCTATTGTTTCTATTGAAGGAAGAAAAATTATTATGGCTGGCTCAAACAATTATTTGGGTTTAACCGGTCATCCAAAAGTTAGAGAAGCTGCAATTAACGCAATTCACAGATATGGAACTGGGTGCTCAGGATCAAGATATTTAACTGGAACGATAGATTTACATATTGAATTAGAAAACAGATTAGCAAAATTTTTAGGAAAAGAAGCGGTTTTATTATTCAGCACGGGATATCAAACTGCGCAAGGAATTATCCCAACTTTAGTTCAACGAGGTGATTATTTAATTTCTGATAAAGATAATCACGCATGTATAGTTGCCGGAAATTTAATTGCTCGCGGTGCAACTGTAGAACTTTTAAGATACAAACATAATGATATGAATGATCTTGAAAGAGTTTTAAGCAAATTACCAAAAGATGCAGCAAAATTAATTGTTAGTGATGGTGTTTTCAGCACTGGAGGAGAAATTGTTAATTTGCCAAGATTAGTTGAACTTGCAAAATCAAATAATGCAAAATTATTAATTGATGATGCTCACTCTGTTGGTGTTATTGGTGTTGGCGGAAGAGGAACTGCAAGTGAATTTAATTTAGTGAATGAAGTTGATATGACAATGGGAACTTTCAGTAAAACTTTTGCTTCTTTGGGCGGATTTGTGGCAAGTGAAGCTAAAGTAATTGATTATATAAAACATCATGCTCCTGCATTAATTTTTAGCGCATCTCCTACTCCGGCATCTGTTGCAGCAGCTTTGGAAGCATTAAATATTTTAGAAGCTGAACCTGAACGTGTCGGCAAATTAATTTACAATGCTCAATATATTAGAAAAGGGTTATTAGAATCCGGATTTAATGTAATTGAAGGTAGAACAGGTATAGTTCCAGTAATTGTTGGAAGCGATGAACTTGCTTTTACAATGTGGAGAATGTTATATGATGAAGGAATTTTTGTAAATGCTTTCATTTCTCCGGGAGTTCCTCCTGGAAGACAAATGATGAGAACAAGCTATATGGCAACTCACGAAGAAAGTCATTTAAATGAAATTATTGATAAATTTAAAATTATTGGCAAAAAATTAGGTTTAATTTAA
- a CDS encoding OmpA family protein: MRRIKTYKIFLVLSFFASSIFAQNNNDVHPLSNNLLLTLEVGPNYGLTDYEKSNLGLSFSGGIEYFLPTNTRNAFGLKLNVFQQNISGEENFLGLPNTYSSDINSAGLSLIYSHSFSQVFCPYISVGASYHWYKFETEGVQSDFFEYSNGGEKNSLAYDVNGGVKFNIANGIGIVAGVGYHYVANDNIDAIKIGEFEDFFVSGNIGLVINLYSEDPDSDGDGIIDSEDPCPTVSEDLDGYFDEDGCPDLDNDGDGIKDDKDLCTNIKEDFDGFKDDDGCPDEDNDGDGIKDADDVCQNNKEDFDGFKDDDGCPEVDNDEDGILDAADGCPNVSETFNGYLDEDGCPDEAPKPIIIEKESEPVVKEKVKKPKEEKKETPSISGAPTQFSLQGETTFSSNSAQIKGSAFGRLNDIAEQMKKYPTVRWRIEAHIDKQNSITEASTITKQQASAILSYLVSKGVSSANLQSVGMGDSSPISSNTTVYGKMKNKRIIIKRLSN, from the coding sequence ATGAGAAGAATTAAAACTTATAAAATATTTTTAGTATTAAGCTTTTTTGCAAGTTCAATTTTTGCGCAAAATAATAATGATGTTCATCCACTTTCTAATAATTTATTATTAACATTAGAAGTTGGCCCGAATTATGGTTTGACAGACTATGAAAAATCAAATTTGGGTTTATCCTTTTCTGGCGGAATTGAATATTTTTTACCAACTAATACCAGAAATGCATTTGGATTAAAATTAAATGTTTTTCAACAAAATATTTCCGGCGAAGAAAACTTTTTAGGTTTACCAAATACATATAGTTCAGATATTAATTCTGCAGGACTTAGTTTAATATATTCCCATTCGTTTAGTCAAGTTTTCTGCCCATATATTTCGGTCGGAGCTTCATATCATTGGTATAAATTTGAAACCGAAGGAGTTCAAAGTGATTTCTTTGAATATTCAAACGGCGGTGAAAAAAATTCTTTAGCTTATGATGTTAACGGAGGCGTTAAATTTAATATTGCAAATGGTATTGGAATAGTTGCCGGTGTTGGTTATCATTATGTAGCAAATGATAATATTGATGCTATAAAAATTGGTGAATTTGAAGACTTTTTTGTTTCTGGGAATATTGGACTTGTAATAAATTTGTATAGCGAAGATCCTGATTCTGATGGTGACGGAATAATTGATTCCGAAGATCCTTGTCCTACAGTTTCTGAAGATTTGGATGGATATTTTGACGAAGATGGTTGTCCGGATTTAGATAATGACGGAGATGGAATTAAGGATGATAAAGATTTATGTACGAATATTAAGGAAGATTTTGATGGATTTAAGGATGATGACGGATGCCCGGATGAAGATAATGATGGTGATGGAATAAAAGATGCTGATGATGTTTGCCAAAATAATAAAGAAGATTTTGATGGATTTAAAGATGATGACGGCTGCCCGGAAGTAGATAATGATGAAGATGGAATTTTAGATGCAGCAGACGGATGTCCAAATGTTTCGGAGACTTTTAACGGTTATTTAGATGAAGACGGATGCCCGGATGAAGCTCCAAAACCAATAATTATTGAAAAAGAATCGGAACCGGTAGTAAAAGAGAAAGTTAAAAAACCAAAAGAAGAAAAGAAAGAAACTCCAAGTATATCTGGGGCACCAACTCAATTTTCATTGCAGGGTGAAACAACTTTCTCATCCAATTCAGCGCAGATTAAAGGATCAGCTTTTGGAAGATTAAATGATATTGCAGAACAAATGAAAAAATATCCAACTGTAAGATGGCGGATTGAAGCTCATATTGATAAACAAAATTCAATAACTGAAGCATCAACTATTACAAAACAGCAGGCAAGTGCAATATTAAGTTACTTGGTTTCAAAAGGTGTTTCTTCGGCAAATCTGCAATCTGTTGGAATGGGAGATTCATCGCCAATTTCAAGCAATACAACTGTTTATGGCAAAATGAAAAACAAACGAATTATTATTAAAAGGCTATCAAATTAG
- a CDS encoding DUF4835 family protein — translation MKKLTLILLFILSGYSYSQELNAKVVVNTEQLKTLGRDNLENFDKIVEDYLNNNKFTSEDWQGEQIDCNFSLFFTSSEGNSYSAQAVITSQRAIYNSESKSLMLKVQDNNVSFTYEKSQSMYFNPSEFNPLTSLLDYYAFVIIGLDMDSYQPLAGNEYFTKASDIAILGSNSSFSKGWALETSAFNKRGLVDDLLRSNFQQFRIDFYDYHYNGLDLMTDDKGEAVKNIAKLVSNLDGIYDQISRMNLLLKVFFDTKHKEIFSNLKDYQDKSILKLLKKIDPTHVSTYEQGLEN, via the coding sequence ATGAAGAAGTTGACTTTGATTTTATTGTTCATTTTAAGCGGATATTCTTATTCACAAGAACTTAATGCAAAAGTTGTAGTTAATACCGAACAACTTAAAACTTTAGGAAGAGATAATTTAGAAAATTTTGATAAAATTGTTGAAGATTATCTTAACAATAATAAATTTACAAGCGAAGATTGGCAAGGCGAACAAATAGATTGCAATTTCTCATTATTTTTTACTTCCTCTGAAGGCAATTCATATAGTGCTCAAGCAGTTATTACAAGTCAGCGAGCAATTTATAATTCGGAATCGAAATCTTTGATGCTTAAAGTTCAGGATAATAATGTAAGTTTTACTTATGAGAAAAGTCAGTCAATGTATTTCAATCCTTCTGAATTTAATCCATTGACAAGTTTATTAGATTATTATGCTTTCGTTATAATTGGTTTGGATATGGATTCTTATCAGCCACTTGCAGGGAACGAATATTTTACAAAAGCTTCTGATATTGCAATACTTGGATCAAATAGTTCATTTTCAAAAGGATGGGCTTTGGAAACTTCGGCATTTAATAAAAGGGGATTAGTTGATGATTTATTGAGATCAAATTTCCAGCAGTTTAGAATTGATTTTTATGATTATCATTACAACGGATTGGATTTAATGACAGATGATAAAGGTGAAGCGGTTAAAAATATTGCAAAATTAGTAAGTAATTTAGATGGAATTTACGATCAAATTAGTAGAATGAATTTATTGCTAAAAGTTTTCTTTGATACAAAGCACAAAGAAATTTTCAGCAATTTAAAGGATTATCAAGATAAATCAATTTTGAAATTATTGAAAAAGATTGATCCGACTCATGTTTCTACATATGAACAAGGTTTAGAAAATTAG
- a CDS encoding GIY-YIG nuclease family protein has protein sequence MYVLEIKILRKCNIEVRKFGRLNFEKGFYYYVGSAQKNLKQRILRHISKTKKLHWHVDFITSNENSIIKNVFILPNNSKKEECNFVNFLETEFKLLHKIKNFGNSDCNNCISHLLFSKKKIDHNHLFTLYQSTVLFIPSSKEIF, from the coding sequence ATTTATGTTCTTGAAATCAAAATTTTGCGTAAATGTAATATTGAAGTAAGAAAATTCGGAAGGCTTAATTTTGAAAAAGGATTTTACTATTATGTTGGAAGTGCGCAGAAAAATTTAAAGCAAAGGATTTTACGACATATCAGCAAAACTAAAAAACTTCATTGGCACGTTGATTTTATTACTTCTAACGAAAATTCAATAATAAAAAATGTTTTTATTTTACCAAATAATTCAAAAAAAGAAGAATGTAATTTTGTAAATTTTTTAGAAACTGAATTTAAACTTTTACACAAAATAAAAAATTTCGGAAATTCTGATTGCAACAATTGTATTTCTCATTTATTGTTCAGCAAAAAAAAAATTGATCACAACCATTTATTTACTCTATACCAATCTACCGTACTTTTCATTCCTTCATCTAAAGAAATATTTTGA